GTGGCGTAAATATTTATCTGTACGCCAATCCTTAGCAAGCTCTACTGCTGCACGGTTTAATTGACCATGATATTGCTCAAGCTTTGATTCAAAACGAGAAAGCAGGGAAAAAGCATCTGCTGTTGAGCCAGCAAACCCAGCTAGAACTTTATCATTATAAAGCCGGCGTACTTTACGTGCATTGCCTTTCATTACTGTGTTTCCTAAAGTAACTTGCCCATCTGCGGCCATTATTACTTTATTATCTTTGCGTACACAGATAACAGTAGTAGAACGAATTTTATTAGCTTTATTAGCTTTTTTGGAAGGTTTTAAGGTTATTTTTTTAGTCACAATATTTCCTAGTCATTAATATTGCTGTTAGTTTAGCTATCAGCATCTACAGTCAATATATTATCTATTTCGTTAAATGGTTCGCTACTTAAGATTTCATAGAGAGTTGGAGCTATAGCTTTAGAAACATTGCCTGTAGGAATTAAAGCAACACGAACAGAAAGTTTTTGTCCACGTCGTCTTAATGTTAATTTGTCGCCTACTTTAATTTCTCTACCTGCTTTAGCAGGCAAATCATTAACTAATATTGCCCCTGCCCGGCAGATTTCTGCTGCAACAGTTCGACGAATCACCAGCCGACTAAGTTTTAAGAATAAATCTAATCTCATAAATTAAGCTACAAAGTTATTTATAATCGAGTAGTTACAAGGAAAAAGCACGCATTTTGCGTGCTTTTTTCTAAAGACTAATAATTTAGGGTTAATCATTGCTGTCACTAGATGGTTTATAGGCTTCAGCAATACGAATATAAGATTTTTCTCTTAGCTTTTTGAAGTAGTCTTTTAACTGTCCATTACCTCTTTCAAAAGCTATTTCTTGAGCAATATATTGCTCAACTTCTGTAAAATCTCTTAAGCCTGCGCCTTTATACTGGTTTAATTGAATAATTTGAAAGCCTTTATCTAAACGCACAGGATCGGACACATCATTAACTTTCATATTATCTACAAGTTTGCGTAGATAATCTATTAAGTCACTATCCTTAAAAGGAGGCAATAGACCACCCTTTTTGGTTGATTCTCGTTTTGGGTCAGAATAAAGTTTATTTAGGTCTGTAAATGATTTTCCTGCGCGTGCATCGGCTACAACTTGTTTAGCAAGTGCTGCGGCTTCGGCTTCAGAACGGCCTTCAAATGAAACAAAAATTTCACTTATAGTAACTTCTCCTGGAAGCTTAAAAATTTCAGCATGACTATCAAACCAAGCTCGTTTTTCTTCCATTGTTACTTTGTCATAGATTGGGTTAATTATTTCCCGAAATAAAATAACCCGACGCTGTGCGTCAGTACGAAAAGATTTACGTAAATCTTCTGCGTCAATATTTTGCTGAACTAAATATTCTTGAAACTCAGTTAAACTCATTTGTGCTTGTTCAGAAAGACGGACAAAAGCTTGGTTTACTTCAGCTTCAACATCAATTGCTAGTTCTGAAGCACGTTGATTAATAAGTCTATCTTCAATAAGAATATTTAAGATATTACTTTCATTTTTCTTATATTCTTCATCTGTTTTAGCTTGATCATTGTTGAATTTAGCTAGAAGCTCTTGTTTATAAGCTGCTTTGGCTTTGGTTAAAGCAGAAAGAGTTATGATATCAGTATTGACCCTTGCAACAGTTTCATCCACTAGTTGGGGTTCTTGGGCAAAAACAGAGATGCTTAGCAAAGCAATTAATATTGCTGTAAAGAAAAATCGACTAAACTTCATAAATTTTAAACTCCATCAAATTAAACAGATTGAGTTGGAATAGATTATTTAATTTAACTTGTTTTATCAGGTCTTAGTTTATGTTGGCCTAACAAATTTGTGCAAGAGGTTTTCGACTACCTGAAAAACCTCTGAATCTACAAAATTATCTGCCAACCTAATTTTTAACACTCCAGCAGGTGAAAAGCTCACATCTTTGTTAGATGCAACAAACTGAATAAGTTTGTTTGTGTCTATTTGTGCTTTTTCTTTCCACTTAATATTTAAGTGTTTAATTTCTCGGTCAATAGAAATAACACCTAAACTACTAGCAAAAGAACGAAGTCGAGCATAACTAAATAAATTTTCCACTGCTTGAGGTCTACGACCATAACGATCAGCTAATTCTGCTTGAATATTAACTAAATCTTTTTCATTAGCTGTAGAGATACGCTTATAAGTACGTAATCTTTGCCCCATATCAGAAATATAATCTTCTGGGATACGGATATCTACACCTAGATTAATTGTTACAGCAGTATCTTCCTCAATGGGTTCGCCTCTTAGCTCTGGACAGTTCTTTCTAGCATTTGACAATAAAGATCAAAGCCAATAGTGTCCATATGACCAGATTGCTGACCGCCTAGTAAATTACCTGCACCGCGTAATTTAAATCTAGTGCTGCAATACGAAAACCAGAACCTAAGTCGGAAAATTCACGAATTGCAGCAAGTCTACGTCTAGCAATGGGTGTTAAATTTTGTTCAGAAGGAACTAGCAAATAAGCATAGGCTCGGCGACTAGAGCGACCTACGCGGCCACGCAGTTGATAAAGTTGAGACAATCCATAATGATCAGCCTGGTCAATAATAATTGTATTAGCTAAAGGAATATCTATTCCATTTTCAATAATTGTAGTTGCAACCAACACATCGCTTTCATGCTGGATAAATTTCATCATTACATCTTCTAGCTCAGTTTCGTTTAGCTGACCATGCCCTACAACTATTCTAGCTTTTGGAACTAGTTTTCTAATTAAATCAGCAATTGAATAAATAGTTTCTACTCGATTATGTACAAAGAAAACTTGTCCACCACGCTGGAGTTCCATTTCTATTGCACTACGAATAACACCTTCGTTAAATTGTACTACGTGAGTTTGCACAGCTAGACGATCTGACGGAGGAGTTTCAATTACTGACATATCCCTAAGACCAGCTAGGGACATATTTAATGTTCTAGGAATTGGAGTTGCAGACATAGTTAATACATCTACACGTCTACGCATTTGCTTAAGTTTTTCTTTATGTGTTACTCCAAAACGTTGTTCTTCATCAACAATTACTAGGCCCAGAGACTTAAATTCAATATCTTTAGAAAGTAAGCGATGAGTGCCAATAATTACATCTACTTTACCTTCGGCTAGTCGTTGTACAGTATCTTTTTGCTCTTTAGGAGAGCGAAAACGAGAAAGCAAGTCCATTGTTACAGGAAAAGAAGTAAAGCGTTTTTGGAAAGTTTTATAGTGTTGATACGCAAGTATTGTAGTAGGTGCTAGAACAGCAATTTGTTTACCTTCAATAACAGCCTTAAATGCTGCACGCATCGCTACTTCAGTTTTACCAAATCCAACATCACCACAAAGCAGGCGATCCATTGGGGTATCAGAATGTAAATCAACTTTTATATCTCCTAATGCACTTTCTTGATCAACTGTAAGTTGGTATTCAAAAGCGTCTTCAAACTCTTGTTGCCACGGGCTATCTTGACTAAATGGAGTACGTTTTACTAGTTTGCGCTCTGCATAAAGTTTAAGTAATTCTTCGGCCATGTCCCGCATAGCTTTTTTAACACGGGATTTAGTTTTTTGCCAATTTAAGCCGCCTAACTTATCTAAAGAGGGACGAGAAGCAGTTTCAGCACTAGAAAATTTTTGCACCAAGTCTAAACGCTCTACAGGAACATAAAGCTTGGTTCCTTCAGCATAGGTAAGTAACATAAATTCACGTTTTAGCGTTGGGCTAACTTCCATTTGTTGCAAACCTTGAAATTGTCCTATTCCATGATCTACGGGAACTACAAAATCACCAGGTTTTAAGTCTCTAAAGTCTGATAAAAAGGAGCTAATTTGATTGCGTTTTCGACGTGATTGAGTTTGACGAAGATCCACGCTAGTTGTTTCATCAAATATATCTGTTTCAACTAAAATCTAAGTTTAGCTGTTGGTAGTTCACACCCAGCAGAAAGCCTACCTATAGTTACTATTATTCCATTAGAGTTAGTAGAAATTAGGTTGCTTAAATCTGCTCTAAGTTCTGCTTTAACAGAATAATCCGCAGGATTTCAACAATTCTTTCTGCAACACCTAAGCTAGGCATTACTAAGATATTAATGTCCTCATTTTTTTGCCATTTAGTTAGATTTGCAGCTAAATCAGGAATCCGGCCATGATAGCGTTGTGTTAAATGACTATTAAGCGGATGTTCATTTGAACAGGCTTCTATAGGGAAAAGGAATAGATTTTTTGTTTGCTGTGTTTCAGTTTCAAATTGATTATCTATTTGTGCTGCTTCAATTCCAAGTAAACGTAACTCTAAGCGTTGTCTATGGTCTAGGCGGGCGCGTAAGCCTTCAGTAGTCATAAGAAGTTTTTCTGGAGGTAGTGCTAAACTTCCAGAATCATTAAGCAAATTATAACTAGTATTAACTTTTAGAAACCATTTTTCTAACTCTTGAGCTATTTCGCTTGGTTCATCAATAATTACTAAAGGATTACGTAGATAATCAAAAATAGATGATTCTAAAGGGTTTACTAAGGGTAGTAGATATTCCCAGCCTTCAAAACATTCTCCTGTTTCAGCCGCTAGCAATAAATTAGATAATTCTTTTTGATATTGAGATTCTTTCCAATAATCTCTAGATTTACGGGCAAAATTTCGTAAATCTTCTGGGCTAGCTGTTTGGGTTCTCATTGGTAGGAGTCGGCAAGCCTGCAATATTTCCTTAGATCGCTGTGTTTCTAGGTCAAAAGTACGTATAGATTCTAAAGTATCGCCAAAAAATTCTATTCTAAGAGGTTCTAAATAATTAGGAGAAAAAACATCTAAAATTCCACCACGCAAGCTATAAGATCCAACTGTACTTATAGGATCTTCTCGTAAGTAACCATTAGCAAAAAGCATATCAACTACTAAATCAGGTGGGCAATCTTCGCCTACTTTTAGTTGAATGCTTAAATTTAACATTTGTTTAGGTGATGGAGTTCTTTCAATTAAAGCACTAGCAGTAGTAATTAATAATTCTCCTCCACCTAGAGCTAATGTATCTAGGGCAAAGGCGCGTTTTTGTTCTATTTCCGCGTGTGGCGAAAGCCCTTGGTAAGGGTCAACTTCTGCTGATGGTAAAGTTAAAACGGCTTCTGTTTTAGGTTTAGCTTTGTCGTCAGGGGATTTAGCAGGATATAAAATTTGATGAAAAAACCTTAAGTCTTTTTCTAGTGTTTCTAATTCTTTATTACTACGAACAATTGTAAGTATTGGACGGGAAAGTTCTTTATTTAATGCAGCTATTAGCAATGCTTTGGCAGAACCAGTCATTGCACTTACCACAACGGCCTGATTAGCGGCTTGTAAGTCTTTTAACAGCCTACGAAAATTAAGGCTAGAAAAAAAATTAGTTAATGGGGTCGTTGTTTTGGTGTTCATTTTTAGGATACCTGCTTAAAATTCTACCAATAATATCAGTAGTTGAAGCACCTGCTAAATAAGGCAAAGACAAGACTTGTCCTCCAGCCGACTCAACTTCTTTACGACCTACAATATTATCTAATGACCAATCCCCGCCTTTTACTAATATATCTGGAAGTACTGTAGAAATTATCTTATATGGAGTTTCTTCATTAAAAATAGTTACATAGCTAACCACTTCTAATGCAGCAATTACAATAGCGCGTTCATTTTCCGTTAAGATAGGGCGAAGAGGCCCCTTAATATTTTGGATAGATTTATCGCTATTAATTGCAACAATTAGCAGATTTCCTAGAGAACGTGCTTCTTTAAGATAAGCAATATGGCCAGGATGAATTAAATCAAAACAGCCATTGGTAAAAACTACTTTTTGACCCTGCTGTTTAGCTTGAAGGCGAATTTCTAAAAGTTGGTTAAGAGAAAGAATTTTTTCCA
The sequence above is drawn from the Blastocatellia bacterium genome and encodes:
- the hslV gene encoding ATP-dependent protease subunit HslV; the protein is MRSTTVICVRKDNKVIMAADGQVTLGNTVMKGNARKVRRLYNDKVLAGFAGSTADAFSLLSRFESKLEQYHGQLNRAAVELAKDWRTDKYLRHLEALLLVADEKYSLVISGTGDLIEPEDGIMAIGSGGPFALAAARALALHSQLSAREIAEEAMKIAGTICIYTNTNLIVEEL
- a CDS encoding peptidylprolyl isomerase, which translates into the protein MKFSRFFFTAILIALLSISVFAQEPQLVDETVARVNTDIITLSALTKAKAAYKQELLAKFNNDQAKTDEEYKKNESNILNILIEDRLINQRASELAIDVEAEVNQAFVRLSEQAQMSLTEFQEYLVQQNIDAEDLRKSFRTDAQRRVILFREIINPIYDKVTMEEKRAWFDSHAEIFKLPGEVTISEIFVSFEGRSEAEAAALAKQVVADARAGKSFTDLNKLYSDPKRESTKKGGLLPPFKDSDLIDYLRKLVDNMKVNDVSDPVRLDKGFQIIQLNQYKGAGLRDFTEVEQYIAQEIAFERGNGQLKDYFKKLREKSYIRIAEAYKPSSDSND
- the rfaE2 gene encoding D-glycero-beta-D-manno-heptose 1-phosphate adenylyltransferase; its protein translation is MEKILSLNQLLEIRLQAKQQGQKVVFTNGCFDLIHPGHIAYLKEARSLGNLLIVAINSDKSIQNIKGPLRPILTENERAIVIAALEVVSYVTIFNEETPYKIISTVLPDILVKGGDWSLDNIVGRKEVESAGGQVLSLPYLAGASTTDIIGRILSRYPKNEHQNNDPIN
- a CDS encoding RNA-binding S4 domain-containing protein; its protein translation is MRLDLFLKLSRLVIRRTVAAEICRAGAILVNDLPAKAGREIKVGDKLTLRRRGQKLSVRVALIPTGNVSKAIAPTLYEILSSEPFNEIDNILTVDADS